Proteins encoded within one genomic window of Fragaria vesca subsp. vesca linkage group LG1, FraVesHawaii_1.0, whole genome shotgun sequence:
- the LOC101302105 gene encoding U-box domain-containing protein 4-like translates to MVNKGGMEISMLKALLNSISSFFHFSSHENINVDPVQKYYQKAEEILKLLKTVLDAIVDSEIASYEVLNKPFEELGHYLEELREQFEDWQPLSSKVNLVLQVESLISKIPTCSLDVFQLLKTSEQHLPDELGSASLELCIQKVKHMSYEKTSTVIKDAISVLVEGVGPSSEILVKIAEGLSLRSNQEILIEAVALEKLKENAEQSEKIEEAEYIEHMIALVTRMHERLITIKQSESCSAVPIPADFCCPLSLELMTDPVIVASGQTYERTFIKNWINLGLTVCPKTRQTLAHTNLIPNYTVKALIANWCESNNVKLPDPTKSMDLNKPTHLLGHAEPGVPKDSPIHPRSRVNPSMSPDSTRSMGSPTKNFISSGGVHRGGRSPFHPRSASEGSLSGVAGNGQVLDVARISSTSSEDRSAIIDDRTTDLVSQQSTSPSRSEFPITTEANQLSQSHNRSASASSILSNTNGPRETTLDANGSLQTSGNLSGYSSDASGEFKSEQQAATPQQREPELPTRMPEARPRNPMWRRPSGSLIPRMVSHPPTETRPDLSGLEAQVRTLVEDLKSTTLDTQRDATYELRMLAKHNMDNRIVIANCGAISLLVELLRSTDSRVQENSVTALLNLSINDNNKTAIATADAIEPLIYVLETGSAEAKENSAATLFSLSVIEDNKVRIGRSGAIRPLVDLLGNGTPRGRKDAATALFNLSIFHENKARIVQAGAVKYLVELMDPAAGMVDKAVAVLANLSTIPEGRTAIGQEGGIPVLVEVVELGSARGKENAAAALLQLCTNSNKYCSMVLQEGAVPPLVVLSQSGTPRAKEKAQTLLSYFRNHRNAGRG, encoded by the exons ATGGTGAATAAAG GTGGGATGGAGATCTCAATGCTCAAAGCACTTCTTAATAGCATCTCCTCTTTTTTCCATTTTTCATCCCATGAGAACATAAATGTGGACCCTGTTCAGAAGTACTACCAAAAAGCAGAAGAGATATTAAAATTGTTGAAGACTGTACTTGATGCCATTGTTGATTCTGAGATAGCTTCTTATGAAGTGCTTAATAAGCCATTTGAAGAACTGGGTCACTATCTTGAGGAATTGAGGGAGCAATTTGAAGACTGGCAACCATTGTCGAGTAAAGTGAATCTT GTTCTGCAAGTTGAATCATTGATTTCAAAGATTCCAACGTGTAGCCTAGATGTCTTTCAGCTGCTGAAGACTTCCGAGCAACATCTTCCTGATGAATTGGGTTCAGCATCTCTTGAG CTCTGTATACAAAAAGTTAAGCATATGAGCTATGAGAAAACATCAACTGTCATTAAAGATGCTATAAGTGTTCTAGTGGAGGGTGTTGGGCCCAGCTCAGAGATCCTAGTGAAAATTGCCGAGGGCCTAAGCTTGAGGTCGAATCAGGAGATTCTTATCGAGGCTGTGGCTCTTGAAAAGCTGAAAGAGAATGCTGAACAATCTGAAAAGATTGAGGAAGCAGAGTATATTGAGCATATGATAGCCCTCGTGACTCGTATGCATGAGCGTCTAATTACGATAAAGCAGTCTGAAAGCTGCAGTGCAGTTCCAATACCTGCTGATTTCTGCTGTCCTCTCTCTCTGGAGCTGATGACAGATCCAGTAATTGTGGCATCAGGACAAACCTATGAGAGAACTTTCATCAAGAATTGGATTAATCTTGGCCTCACAGTTTGTCCTAAGACACGGCAGACTTTAGCTCACACCAATTTGATTCCTAATTACACTGTAAAGGCACTGATTGCAAATTGGTGCGAGTCAAACAATGTGAAACTGCCTGATCCCACAAAGTCTATGGACTTAAATAAGCCAACACACCTTCTTGGACATGCAGAGCCTGGTGTGCCAAAGGACTCGCCTATTCATCCTCGTTCTAGGGTCAACCCATCGATGTCACCTGACTCAACTCGGTCTATGGGTTCCCCCACTAAAAACTTTATCTCATCTGGTGGAGTTCATCGGGGAGGAAGGTCTCCATTCCATCCTCGTTCCGCATCAGAAGGTTCCTTGTCTGGTGTAGCTGGAAATGGGCAGGTTTTGGATGTCGCAAGAATATCATCGACAAGTTCTGAAGATAGATCTGCCATTATAGATGATAGGACTACAGATCTAGTGAGCCAACAGTCTACATCACCATCCAGAAGTGAATTTCCTATTACCACTGAAGCCAACCAGTTGTCGCAAAGCCATAATAGAAGTGCCTCAGCCTCCAGCATACTGTCTAATACCAATGGTCCTCGAGAAACTACATTAGATGCCAATGGGTCCTTACAGACATCAGGTAACTTGTCAGGCTACAGCAGTGATGCTTCTGGGGAGTTTAAATCAGAACAACAGGCTGCTACCCCTCAACAGAGAGAACCTGAGTTGCCAACCAGAATGCCGGAGGCAAGACCACGTAATCCAATGTGGCGTCGACCTTCTGGGAGCTTAATCCCAAGGATGGTGTCGCATCCACCTACTGAAACAAGACCCGATCTTTCTGGACTGGAAGCCCAAGTTCGGACTCTGGTAGAGGACTTGAAAAGCACTACACTTGATACTCAAAGAGATGCAACATATGAACTCCGGATGCTTGCAAAGCATAATATGGATAATCGGATTGTTATTGCAAACTGTGGGGCCATTAGCTTGTTGGTGGAATTGCTCCGTTCTACAGATTCTAGGGTTCAGGAAAATTCTGTCACGGCACTTCTTAACTTGTCAATCAATGATAACAACAAAACTGCAATTGCTACTGCTGATGCAATTGAACCTCTGATTTATGTCCTTGAGACAGGGAGTGCTGAGGCTAAGGAGAACTCAGCCGCCACTCTCTTTAGCCTTTCGGTGATCGAGGATAACAAGGTTCGTATTGGAAGGTCAGGGGCTATTAGGCCTCTAGTTGATCTACTGGGAAATGGAACTCCTAGAGGGAGGAAAGATGCAGCCACTGCTTTGTTTAATTTGTCAATATTCCATGAGAACAAGGCTCGGATTGTTCAAGCTGGTGCTGTAAAGTACTTGGTGGAGTTGATGGACCCAGCTGCTGGAATGGTTGACAAGGCAGTTGCTGTTTTGGCTAATCTCTCTACAATTCCGGAAGGAAGGACTGCAATTGGTCAGGAGGGTGGGATCCCTGTTCTAGTTGAGGTTGTTGAGTTGGGTTCTGCTAGAGGGAAAGAGAATGCAGCTGCTGCTCTTTTACAGCTCTGCACAAATAGTAATAAGTATTGCAGTATGGTGCTCCAAGAAGGAGCTGTCCCGCCGCTAGTCGTATTGTCACAATCTGGCACCCCAAGGGCCAAAGAAAAG GCTCAGACGCTACTTAGTTACTTCAGAAACCATAGAAATGCCGGTAGAGGATAA
- the LOC101304919 gene encoding aspartic proteinase-like protein 2-like — protein sequence MAEEASPAHLTVLFTFFVTFIIDFIHVSANPSIPALLLHSLPVPAMVLPLYHSTPDSSSSSSPTTFNSRRHLQGSETSQRPNARMSLYDDLLRNGYYTTRLWIGTPPQMFALIVDTGSTVTYVPCASCQQCGRHQDPKFDPESSSTYQAVKCNIDCSCDSERVNCIYERQYAEMSSSSGVLGEDVISFGNRSDLKPQRAVFGCENVETGDLFSQPADGIMGLGRGDLSVVDQLVEKGVISDSFSLCYGGMDIGGGAMVLGGISTPEEMVFTQSNPGRSPYYNIDLKEIHVAGKQLQLNPSIFDGKHGTVLDSGTTYAYLPEEAFLAFKEAIMKELNSLKQISGPDPNYNDICFATDGSDVSKLSSTFPQVDMIFGNGKKFGLSPENYLFRHSKVRGAYCLGIFQNGKDPTTLLGGILVRNTLVMYDREQSKIGFWKTNCSELWERLHVSPSPLPMPPTSEENNPTAEARPPVAPSGSPYVLSGDLHIGHITFDMSLNISYSDLEPHITELGEFIAQELEVSTSQVNMVNFSPSGNHSIIKWDITPADSTEYLSNTTAVAIISKLAEHRLQFPVMFGSYQLVGWKVEPKAKRTWWKKSHVVVVVVVSILVVLVVGLLVSGLWLLWRHRQRIVHPYKPVDATVTEAELQPL from the exons ATGGCGGAGGAGGCTTCGCCGGCGCACCTCACCGTCCTCTTCACCTTCTTCGTAACCTTCATTATCGATTTCATCCATGTCTCGGCCAATCCGAGCATCCCTGCTCTTCTTCTCCACTCACTTCCGGTCCCGGCGATGGTGCTACCTCTCTACCACTCCACTCCCGATTCCTCCTCCTCTTCTTCTCCGACGACGTTCAATTCGCGTCGTCACCTTCAGGGATCCGAGACCTCTCAGCGTCCCAACGCCAGGATGAGCCTCTACGACGATCTCCTCCGCAACGG GTACTATACGACGCGGCTCTGGATCGGAACGCCGCCGCAGATGTTCGCTCTGATTGTTGATACTGGCAGCACCGTCACCTATGTGCCTTGCGCTTCTTGTCAACAGTGCGGTAGACACCAG GATCCTAAGTTTGATCCGGAATCGTCGAGCACGTATCAAGCTGTGAAGTGCAATATAGATTGCTCTTGTGACAGTGAGAGGGTGAACTGTATATACGAGAGGCAGTATGCCGAAATGAGCAGTAGTAGTGGTGTGTTGGGGGAGGATGTTATATCGTTTGGGAACCGGAGTGATCTCAAGCCTCAGAGGGCGGTTTTCGGGTGTGAGAATGTGGAGACCGGTGACCTGTTTAGCCAGCCGGCTGATGGGATAATGGGATTGGGACGTGGTGATTTGAGTGTGGTGGATCAGCTTGTGGAGAAGGGTGTGATTAGTGATTCGTTCTCGTTGTGTTATGGTGGGATGGATATTGGTGGAGGTGCGATGGTTCTTGGTGGGATTTCAACTCCTGAAGAGATGGTCTTTACGCAATCAAACCCTGGACGAAG TCCATACTACAATATTGATTTGAAGGAGATACATGTAGCTGGGAAGCAATTGCAGCTGAATCCAAGCATTTTTGACGGAAAACATGGAACAGTCTTGGATAGTGGAACAACGTACGCTTACCTCCCGGAAGAAGCATTTCTAGCATTTAAAGAGGCT ATCATGAAGGAACTTAATTCACTCAAACAGATCAGTGGCCCTGATCCCAACTATAATGATATATGCTTTGCCACTGATGGAAG TGATGTGTCCAAACTTTCAAGCACCTTTCCACAAGTTGACATGATATTTGGCAATGGGAAAAAGTTTGGTCTATCTCCTGAAAATTACTTATTCCGA CATTCCAAAGTCCGCGGTGCTTATTGTCTTGGCATTTTCCAAAATGGAAAGGATCCAACTACACTTTTGGGAG GAATTCTTGTTCGCAATACTCTTGTAATGTATGACCGTGAGCAGTCCAAGATTGGCTTTTGGAAAACTAATTGTTCTGAGTTATGGGAAAGACTTCATGTATCTCCTTCACCTCTACCAATGCCTCCTACTTCAGAGGAAAACAATCCAACTGCCGAAGCACGGCCTCCAGTAGCTCCGTCTGGATCGCCATATGTTCTTTCAG GAGACCTCCACATTGGACACATAACATTTGACATGTCTTTGAACATCAGCTACTCAGATCTGGAGCCCCACATTACAGAACTTGGTGAATTCATAGCTCAGGAATTAGAAGTTAGCACTTCACAG GTCAATATGGTGAACTTTTCTCCCAGTGGAAATCATTCCATTATTAAATGGGACATAACCCCTGCAGATTCTACCGAGTACCTTTCTAATACAACAGCTGTG GCTATTATTTCCAAGCTTGCTGAACATAGGTTGCAGTTTCCCGTCATGTTTGGTAGTTATCAGTTGGTTGGATGGAAGGTTGAGCCCAAGGCAAAACG GACATGGTGGAAGAAGAGTCATGTGGTGGTTGTAGTGGTTGTATCAATTTTAGTCGTTCTTGTTGTTGGATTATTAGTTTCTGGATTGTGGCTTTTGTGGAGACACCGACAACGGATAGTCCATCCATACAAGCCTGTGGATGCGACTGTTACAGAGGCAGAACTCCAGCCGCTATGA
- the LOC101302393 gene encoding protein FRIGIDA-like yields the protein MANAEQVVASETSQPLIYQLGKALLELNAHNHTAEDRVQWTEIEEHFLNLELTLKKQSEELEAKEKKFEEREAETCALLVEREATVIAKEQDLLDRVQELKDAAVAAIAEARDIHQPKTMEPLNDGNNKDSKVSSSLGDTNSPQEDIPTKKGDNAKGMASDIKPRQELRQFCEKMDAKGLLNYIVDNLKKQNVGRQELTIALESASEPAQLVLDSLDGFYPLDETNQPEGKKDPVLRGKRRSCVMLVEALATLVAKADPCADHFLNPETKQQAKAIADEWRPKLFSGGIDAANGNSLEAEAFLQLLATFRIGSEFDEDELCKVVLAAVTHRRQTPELCRSLGLTHKMPGLVESIIRIGKQIDAVHFIHAFELTESFPPVPLLKTYLKELRRNSQGDSNGDAQEDVNAKELSGLKAVVGCVQEYKLEAEYPLDPLQKRLVQLERSRADRKRSGDSGKRQQLPKKQKATGRWRGYSGGPGLLIASSPTVGRHGQPAYGERPAYTGMSERYGLAGPRAYDYQAPTQPAYAPQASSDQRLYYYPPEERAASTSYNAAPLPTYSSYIGTQLQPQHHPYM from the exons ATGGCTAATGCAGAGCAAGTGGTGGCAAGTGAGACATCTCAGCCCCTGATATATCAGCTTGGTAAGGCATTACTGGAACTAAATGCTCATAATCATACTGCTGAGGACAGAGTCCAGTGGACAGAAATTGAAGAGCATTTCCTCAACCTTGAATTGACATTGAAGAAACAATCTGAAGAGCTAGAAGCCAAGGAGAAGAAATTTGAGGAGCGGGAAGCTGAAACCTGTGCTTTGCTTGTGGAGAGAGAAGCTACTGTTATTGCTAAAGAGCAAGACCTGCTGGATCGGGTGCAAGAGCTAAAAGATGCAGCGGTTGCTGCTATTGCAGAGGCACGAGACATTCACCAGCCTAAAACTATGGAACCGTTGAATGATGGGAATAACAAAGACAGCAAGGTAAGCAGCTCACTTGGTGATACAAATTCACCACAGGAAGATATACCTACTAAAAAAGGTGATAATGCTAAGGGTATGGCTAGTGACATTAAGCCACGCCAAGAACTGAGGCAATTTTGCGAGAAGATGGATGCCAAAGGGCTTCTGAATTATATTGTTGACAATCTTAAAAAACAAAATGTTGGTCGTCAGGAACTTACTATTGCACTAGAAAGTGCAAGTGAACCAGCGCAATTGGTGCTGGATTCACTGGATGGGTTTTACCCTCTTGATGAAACTAACCAACCAGAGGGTAAGAAGGATCCTGTCCTTCGGGGCAAGCGTAGATCCTGTGTCATGCTTGTGGAAGCCTTGGCTACCTTAGTTGCAAAGGCTGATCCATGTGCTGATCACTTTCTGAACCCTGAGACCAAGCAGCAAGCCAAAGCAATTGCTGATGAGTGGAGGCCTAAGTTGTTTAGTGGAGGTATTGATGCTGCCAATGGAAATTCATTGGAAGCAGAGGCATTCTTGCAGCTTCTTGCAACTTTTAGGATTGGATCTGAGTTTGATGAAGATGAACTCTGCAAGGTTGTTCTTGCAGCAGTTACTCACCGCAGGCAGACACCTGAGCTCTGCCGCTCCCTTGGTTTAACACACAAAATGCCAG GTCTTGTTGAATCAATTATCAGAATTGGGAAACAAATTGATGCTGTGCATTTTATTCATGCCTTCGAACTTACTGAAAGTTTCCCCCCTGTGCCACTCTTGAAGACATATTTGAAAGAACTGAGGAGAAATTCACAAGGCGACAGCAATGGAGATGCACAG GAGGATGTTAATGCAAAAGAGCTTTCTGGTCTGAAGGCTGTAGTTGGGTGTGTTCAAGAGTACAAGCTTGAAGCAGAGTACCCCCTTGATCCACTGCAGAAGAGGCTTGTTCAACTAGAGAGATCCAGAGCTGACAGGAAGCGAAGCGGTGATTCTGGTAAACGCCAACAACTACCAAAGAAGCAAAAAGCCACCGGAAGATGGCGTGGATACAGTGGTGGGCCTGGTCTCCTCATTGCCTCGTCCCCCACTGTTGGTAGGCATGGGCAACCTGCTTATGGCGAGAGGCCAGCATACACTGGGATGTCAGAGAGGTATGGTCTGGCCGGTCCACGCGCCTATGATTATCAAGCACCAACTCAGCCGGCTTATGCTCCACAAGCTAGTAGTGACCAAAGGCTCTATTACTACCCCCCAGAAGAGAGAGCTGCCTCAACCTCATATAACGCCGCTCCACTACCCACTTACAGCAGCTACATTGGTACTCAGTTGCAGCCTCAACACCACCCATACATGTAA
- the LOC101305221 gene encoding cyclic nucleotide-gated ion channel 1-like has product MLASHVIGAFWYLFSIERKATCWIEACSHVGVHCSLYCNDTYKASLYLNDYCSKNSTSFDFGIYVDALASGVVDSADIVQRISYCFWWGLQNLSSLGQGLKTSTYVWEIYFSIFILISGLLSFAFLIGNVQAYLLSEVAKSEERRVRVEQMRLKRQEMESWRPFLSFPENLREQILQNIECKLQENILVDVHNFLPHLSMDLRKDTIRHLGMDLFKKCPAFDKWDRRLLDAMCDSLKPVIYTEESYIFQERGTVDAMHFIAQGRLMRLTTYGATTEAFLYRYLGYGDYCGEELITWAFDPHSSPIELPSSIATVQSLSKVLALVLKADDLKLIASQFRHLHDIHHARHTFRVYSNQWRTWAACYIQRVWRRYCKMKLEKSLEQQNGRLKEALAKDGTSSSSLGDNI; this is encoded by the exons ATGCTTGCCAGCCAT GTCATTGGAGCGTTTTGGTACTTGTTTTCGATAGAAAGGAAAGCAACTTGCTGGATAGAAGCCTGCAGTCATGTTGGTGTTCATTGTTCTTTATATTGCAATGATACATACAAAGCTAGCCTCTATCTGAACGATTATTGCTCTAAAAATTCCACATCTTTTGATTTTGGAATATATGTTGATGCCCTTGCATCTGGAGTTGTGGATTCAGCGGATATTGTACAAAGGATTTCTTACTGTTTCTGGTGGGGGCTGCAAAATCTGAG CTCTCTTGGTCAAGGCCTCAAAACAAGTACCTATGTGTGGGAAATCTACTTCTCCATCTTCATCTTAATTTCTGGTCTGCTATCATTTGCATTTCTTATTGGAAATGTGCAG GCATATTTGCTGTCAGAAGTTGCGAAATCAGAGGAAAGGAGAGTAAGAGTTGAGCAAATGAGATTGAAGAGGCAAGAGATGGAGTCATGGAGGCCTTTCCTTTCCTTCCCTGAGAATCTTAGGGAGCAGATCTTGCAAAACATTGAATGCAAATTACAAGAAAATATACTAGTTGATGTGCACAATTTTCTTCCCCATCTATCCATGGACCTCAGGAAAGATACAATACGACATCTTGGCATGGATTTATTTAAAAAG TGTCCAGCGTTTGACAAATGGGATAGGCGACTGCTGGATGCAATGTGTGATAGTCTCAAGCCAGTAATCTATACAGAGGAAAGTTACATTTTTCAGGAGAGAGGGACTGTGGATGCAATGCACTTCATTGCTCAAGGAAGGTTAATGAGACTAACAACTTATGGTGCAACAACTGAGGCATTCTTGTACAGATATCTGGGCTATGGTGACTACTGTGGTGAAGAGCTCATCACCTGGGCATTTGATCCCCACTCGTCACCTATTGAACTTCCCTCATCCATCGCAACTGTCCAGTCTCTAAGTAAAGTTCTGGCACTTGTTTTAAAAGCAGATGACTTGAAGCTCATAGCCTCCCAATTCCGGCACCTTCATGATATTCACCATGCCCGCCACACATTCCGGGTTTACTCAAATCAATGGAGAACGTGGGCAGCTTGTTACATACAAAGAGTGTGGCGCCGTTATTGCAAGATGAAACTTGAAAAGTCTTTGGAACAGCAGAATGGAAGGTTGAAAGAAGCACTGGCAAAGGATGGGACTAGCTCCTCAAGTCTAGGTGACAACATATAA
- the LOC101301813 gene encoding uncharacterized protein LOC101301813, with amino-acid sequence MAISSTLEARYLNSCRKHEVEPNSAVLSWFTEAKVQSSQNEKCSITVSLDQLKDADILPLKDVLMSSDSSHIHAVDLFLEFHSDLGTESVVDLMNGISAKLRVVDLQDLSVGKEFLRDLCRVSLACQVFNLRSIHIQKLDMVGSFLRLHTLNLDFCTSLGSLRRDCFSCMPNLTRLSICETRISNLLTTTGALSRLPCLLELRFQSCLCCKGTGSCPGLEGQQKLQTESQEKDETLVSAGKKAWRNASNTLKNFVTHHPSPICFEKHYREYIISSLPGLEVLDNFPIRTTERELAKMKSAKYFEYLPYKRLHKESVVSVLNKREMGTSGIHFQKPFKPKQLYPHRNGQNFFLRSLCAAKLGSSTWPLLHPLSNFNHTCKAENKKLRPRQFEYHPSNPSLMVFGTLDGEVVVTNHENGKTVGYIPCIGAMSSILGLCWLNKSPSKLVAGSDNGSLKLLDLNNMSPEVADSCCSSSGATFEDFEQLTSLHVNSTDDQLLASGYSKGVALYDVGSGRRLQLFSNLHQEPINVAKFTHHSPYLFATSSFDHDVKMWDLRKSIRKPCYTASSSRGNVMACFSPDDHYLLVSAVDNEVKQLLVADGRLHTSFEIASTGNPHNYTRSYYMNGRDYIISGSCDEDVVRICCAQTGKRLRDVYLEDESGSSIFVQSLRGDPFRHFNMSILATATRPSSKWEIIKANLLASSDYAEEHCYGQCLQPSCCLGG; translated from the exons GTACCTTAATTCTTGCAGAAAGCATGAGGTGGAACCCAATTCAGCAGTTCTCTCATGGTTTACAGAG GCCAAAGTTCAAAGTTCTCAGAATGAGAAGTGTAGCATAACAGTTTCGTTAGACCAGCTTAAGGATGCTGACATTTTGCCACTAAAGGATGTGCTTATGTCAAGTGACTCATCTCATATTCATGCAGTTGACTTATTTCTGGAATTCCATAGTGACTTGGGCACAGAAAGTGTTGTGGATTTGATGAATGGAATCAGTGCAAAGCTTCGAGTTGTCGATCTCCAGGATTTGTCTGTGGGGAAAGAATTTCTGCG GGATCTTTGTCGGGTTTCTTTGGCTTGCCAAGTGTTCAACTTGAGGTCTATTCATATCCAGAAACTCGACATGGTTGGAAGCTTTTTGCGACTACACACCCTTAATCTCGACTTTTGTACTTCACTCGGTAGCTTGCGAAGGGACTGTTTTTCTTGCATGCCAAATTTGACGCGTCTCTCAATTTGTGAGACAAGAATTTCCAATCTCCTGACCACGACTGGTGCTCTGTCAAGACTTCCTTGTTTGCTAGAACTACGGTTCCAAAGCTGTTTATGTTGCAAGGGAACTGGATCCTGTCCTGGTTTAGAAGGGCAACAGAAATTGCAGACTGAG AGTCAAGAAAAAGATGAAACCCTTGTAAGTGCGGGTAAGAAAGCCTGGAGAAATGCGAGTAATACATTAAAGAACTTTGTAACTCATCATCCTTCACCCATATGCTTTGAGAAACATTACCGGGAGTACATCATATCTTCGTTGCCTGGTCTGGAAGTTCTAGATAATTTTCCTATTAGAACGACAGAGAGAGAATTGGCCAAGATGAAATCTGCAAAGTACTTTGAATATCTACCTTATAAGAGACTGCACAAAGAAAGTGTTGTTAGTGTTTTGAATAAGCGTGAAATGGGAACAAGCGGTATACACTTCCAGAAACCATTCAAGCCAAAACAATTATATCCTCATCGAAATGGTCAGAATTTTTTCTTGAGGTCGCTTTGTGCTGCCAAACTTGGGTCCTCAACTTGGCCACTGTTACATCCACTATCTAATTTCAACCACACATGTAAAGCAGAAAACAAGAAGCTTCGTCCGAGGCAGTTCGAGTATCATCCATCAAATCCAAGTCTTATGGTTTTTGGAACTCTGGATGGTGAAGTAGTGGTTACTAACCATGAAAACGGGAAGACGGTTGGTTATATTCCATGCATTGGAGCAATGAGTAGTATCTTGGGACTTTGTTGGCTCAACAAGTCGCCGTCCAAG CTTGTTGCTGGTTCAGATAATGGTTCCTTGAAGTTACTCGACTTGAATAACATGTCACCAGAAGTTGCAGACTCTTGTTGCAGCTCTAGTGGTGCGACTTTTGAAGATTTCGAGCAATTGACTTCTCTTCATGTAAATTCAACCGATGACCAGCTTCTCGCTAGTGGATACTCCAAAGGCGTCGCTCTATACGATGTTGGCAGTGGAAGGCGTTTACAATTGTTCAGTAATCTTCACCAAGAACCAATCAATGTTGCCAAATTCACACACCATTCCCCTTATTTGTTTGCTACTTCATCCTTTGACCATGATGTGAAGATGTGGGATTTGCGAAAGAGCATAAGGAAACCTTGCTATACAGCTTCTAGCTCAAGAGGAAATGTAATGGCTTGCTTTTCTCCTGATGACCATTACTTGCTTGTTTCAGCTGTTGACAACGAG GTTAAGCAACTTTTGGTGGCAGATGGGAGGCTGCACACAAGTTTTGAGATAGCTTCGACTGGAAATCCTCATAACTATACACGGTCGTATTACATGAATGGAAGGGACTATATCATCAGTGGAAGTTGCGATGAGGACGTGGTTCGCATCTGTTGTGCTCAGACTGGAAAGCGGCTTCGAGATGTTTATTTGGAG GATGAATCAGGAAGTTCAATATTCGTGCAGTCCTTAAGAGGCGATCCTTTCAGG CACTTTAACATGAGTATATTAGCCACTGCTACCCGTCCTAGCTCCAAGTGGGAGATTATCAAG GCCAACTTACTTGCATCGAGTGACTATGCAGAAGAGCACTGTTATGGTCAGTGTTTACAGCCTTCTTGCTGTCTGGGAGGTTGA